The following are encoded in a window of Halosolutus halophilus genomic DNA:
- a CDS encoding AMP-binding protein, producing the protein MLPSAERWRRPFRSTGSTRIDPVGRIEIGLAALFTGSLPRDPARRRALVICITDVFNDLMETYEDYDSFDLEWEDQEDWLLPQVLEHQAEARADETFLQWETTDRTVTFAETNRIVNRLAHGFTEWGVEKGDHVLIMAPNSLEYLYIWFALSKLGAVEVPVNTSYKRDTLAHVANISESTYGFFAEEYVERVAEIEDDFDHLEAIAILGEDDEPETDVDLDLDVRSYESLESDDESNPDTDIAYHDIASIIMTSGTTGPSKAIQKTYSHQYFFAEQCVNLTQLSDDDVYMTGNPLFHSNGQVLVVFPALIAGAKLCLFEKFSASGWVDRLHETGATVCNFLGSMMDFVYQQPERNVDDQNDLRCLFAAPTAYGIQKEFEERYGIEYTTEVIGTTETCMPVMAPYGVDRPEGAAGLLLSEYYDVQLVDPETDQPVDTGEMGEYAIRPRIPWIMTPGYLGMPEKTVDALRNGWFHTGDGLRRDEDGWFYFVDRMGDTLRRRGENISTYEVEQPIIDHPAVDACAVVGEDATEEGGEDEVKAWVVTKEGESVTPAELIEWCDDRMPYFMIPRFLEFVEELPTTENEKIQKAKLREWGNSTDTWDRMESDVTITKE; encoded by the coding sequence ATGTTGCCGTCGGCGGAACGGTGGAGGCGGCCGTTCCGCTCGACCGGATCGACGCGGATTGATCCGGTCGGCCGAATCGAAATCGGACTGGCCGCGCTCTTCACTGGCTCGCTCCCTCGTGATCCGGCTCGCCGACGAGCGTTGGTTATATGTATCACAGACGTATTTAATGACCTGATGGAGACATACGAGGACTACGACAGCTTCGACCTTGAGTGGGAGGACCAGGAAGACTGGTTGTTGCCACAGGTGCTCGAGCATCAGGCCGAGGCGCGCGCCGACGAGACGTTCCTGCAGTGGGAGACGACCGACCGCACCGTGACGTTCGCCGAGACGAACCGGATCGTGAACCGACTCGCGCACGGATTCACGGAGTGGGGCGTCGAGAAGGGCGATCACGTCCTCATCATGGCCCCGAACTCCCTCGAGTACCTGTACATTTGGTTCGCCCTAAGCAAACTTGGGGCGGTCGAAGTGCCGGTCAACACGAGTTACAAGCGCGATACGCTGGCCCACGTCGCGAACATCTCCGAATCGACGTACGGATTCTTCGCCGAGGAATACGTCGAGCGCGTTGCGGAGATCGAAGACGACTTCGACCATCTGGAAGCGATCGCAATCCTGGGCGAGGACGACGAACCGGAGACGGACGTTGATCTCGATCTCGACGTCAGATCCTACGAGAGCCTCGAGTCCGACGACGAGTCGAACCCCGACACGGACATCGCCTACCATGATATTGCCTCGATCATCATGACCTCGGGGACGACGGGCCCCTCGAAAGCCATCCAGAAGACCTACTCTCACCAGTACTTTTTTGCCGAGCAGTGTGTGAACCTGACGCAACTCAGCGACGACGACGTCTACATGACCGGAAACCCGCTCTTTCACAGTAACGGCCAGGTACTCGTCGTCTTCCCAGCGTTGATCGCCGGCGCCAAACTCTGTCTCTTCGAGAAGTTCAGCGCTTCTGGGTGGGTCGACCGGCTTCACGAGACCGGAGCGACGGTCTGTAACTTCCTCGGATCGATGATGGACTTTGTCTACCAGCAGCCGGAGCGCAACGTCGACGACCAAAACGATCTTCGCTGTCTGTTCGCCGCGCCCACCGCCTACGGCATCCAGAAGGAGTTCGAGGAGCGCTACGGTATCGAGTACACGACCGAGGTGATCGGCACCACCGAGACCTGCATGCCGGTCATGGCGCCATACGGCGTCGACCGACCCGAGGGGGCCGCTGGACTCCTCCTCTCGGAGTACTATGACGTCCAGCTGGTCGACCCGGAGACCGACCAACCCGTTGATACCGGCGAAATGGGCGAGTACGCGATTCGGCCGAGGATCCCGTGGATTATGACGCCCGGCTACCTCGGCATGCCTGAGAAGACTGTGGATGCGCTGCGAAACGGCTGGTTCCACACCGGCGATGGGCTGCGCCGCGACGAGGACGGCTGGTTCTACTTCGTCGACCGGATGGGCGACACACTTCGTCGACGTGGAGAGAACATCTCGACCTATGAGGTCGAACAGCCAATCATCGACCACCCAGCTGTCGACGCCTGTGCGGTCGTCGGCGAGGACGCGACTGAGGAGGGGGGCGAGGATGAGGTCAAGGCGTGGGTCGTCACCAAGGAGGGAGAATCCGTGACGCCTGCAGAACTCATCGAGTGGTGTGATGACCGTATGCCGTATTTCATGATCCCGAGGTTCCTCGAATTCGTCGAAGAGTTGCCGACGACTGAGAACGAGAAGATCCAGAAGGCAAAGCTGCGCGAGTGGGGCAACTCCACGGACACGTGGGATCGAATGGAGTCGGACGTCACCATTACCAAGGAGTAG
- a CDS encoding phenylacetate--CoA ligase family protein produces MTLYDLYPDETFEQLQNQLDRIASIDLYEDHYANADVDPTAIESWEEFRNLPFTTTDDLLADLEENGPEGSLHVEGSMITFTPAKDQQLPVYETPYDLEQLSAIHETVFERLGIEPGDRAVITFGYHGFGTGFLLHRTLENYGCEVIPSGPGDSEETAQLIDDFEVDVLWGNPSFALEIAEHGGDSLDVFLGGGEPFTSVPGRREQVHEAFGDLECAVDVFGLRQAWPVSLECAGEAGLHVVDDYMLVEIIDPETGEVLEPGERGEVVLTHLDREGTPLVRYRTGDLSVLDKSACDHCGATVTMPRGVFGRTDERHKVKGMKLYPEGVALVLAGFPDLSMNHRIEIDRDGNTDELTVVVEGEADREELHEELTAQLQIQPDHIEFVDELEEGPTVVDSRY; encoded by the coding sequence ATGACGCTGTACGACCTGTACCCCGACGAGACGTTCGAACAGCTCCAAAACCAGCTCGACCGCATCGCGTCGATCGACCTCTACGAGGATCACTACGCCAATGCCGACGTCGATCCGACGGCGATCGAGTCTTGGGAGGAATTTCGGAATCTCCCGTTCACGACCACTGACGACCTGCTCGCGGACCTCGAGGAGAACGGTCCCGAGGGGTCGCTCCACGTCGAGGGCTCGATGATCACGTTCACACCGGCGAAAGATCAGCAGCTGCCAGTCTACGAGACGCCTTACGACCTTGAGCAGCTCAGTGCGATTCACGAGACCGTCTTCGAGCGTCTGGGAATCGAACCCGGCGACCGGGCGGTCATCACCTTTGGGTACCACGGCTTCGGTACCGGATTCCTCTTGCACCGCACGCTGGAAAACTACGGTTGTGAGGTTATCCCGTCGGGACCGGGCGACTCCGAGGAGACCGCCCAGCTCATCGACGACTTCGAAGTCGACGTGCTCTGGGGAAACCCGAGTTTCGCCCTCGAGATCGCCGAACACGGCGGCGACTCGCTCGATGTGTTTCTCGGCGGCGGCGAACCGTTTACCAGCGTCCCAGGTCGTCGCGAGCAGGTGCACGAAGCTTTCGGCGATCTCGAGTGTGCGGTCGACGTCTTCGGCCTCCGTCAGGCCTGGCCGGTTTCGCTCGAGTGTGCCGGCGAGGCAGGGCTCCACGTTGTTGACGATTACATGCTCGTCGAGATCATCGATCCGGAGACCGGCGAGGTCCTCGAACCAGGGGAACGCGGCGAGGTCGTCCTCACGCATCTCGATCGCGAGGGCACCCCGCTCGTCCGATATCGCACAGGCGACCTCAGCGTCCTCGACAAATCTGCCTGCGACCACTGCGGCGCGACAGTCACGATGCCCCGCGGCGTCTTCGGGCGCACCGACGAGCGCCACAAAGTAAAGGGGATGAAGCTCTACCCCGAGGGCGTCGCGCTCGTGCTCGCCGGCTTCCCGGACCTCTCGATGAACCACCGGATCGAGATCGATCGCGATGGCAACACCGACGAACTCACTGTCGTCGTCGAAGGAGAGGCCGACCGAGAGGAACTCCACGAGGAGCTCACCGCCCAGCTGCAGATCCAACCCGACCATATCGAGTTTGTCGACGAGCTTGAGGAGGGTCCAACGGTCGTCGATAGCCGGTACTAA